In Gammaproteobacteria bacterium, the DNA window GTCCCAGCTACCGGACTGGATATACAGGTATATCAATCCAACCAGCATGAACACCGAACCGAGAAAGGTGTATAAAAAGAACTTGATGGTTGCATAGACCCGACGCGGCCCGCCCCATATACCGATCACCAGGAACATCGGTATCAGCATGGCTTCAAAAAACACGTAGAAAAGCAGGCCATCGAGGGCAGAAAACACACCGATCATCAAACCTTCCATCACCAGGAAGTTAGCCATATATTGATTGACGTTTTTCTGAATTGAGCTCCAGCCTGCGATCACCACCAGCACGCCAAAGAATAGCGTTAGCAGTATCAACGGTGCGGAAAAGCCGTCGACGCCCAGGTAATACTGGATATTGAAGGTTTCGATCCAGGGCCGCAACTCGACAAATTGCATGCTGGCCGTGGCAGTATCAAACGAAAAGAACAGCGGCAAGCCCAACACAAATGTTGCGGATGAGATGACCAGCGCCAGCCCCTTTGCCATCGCTGGACGGTGCGCACCGGCCATCACCACGACCACTGCACCCATGATGGGCAACCAGATTAATGTACTGAGGAGAAATCCGTGCGAAGTCTCATTCATCATCGCGGTACCATCGCTACCCAGACTGCCAATATTCCAATCAGTCCGATAATCATGGCAAACGCATAGTCATACAGTAATCCGGTTTGCCAGCGACGTGCCCGCGCTGCCAGCCACTCAACCACGCGCGCCGAGCCATTGACAATACCGTTATCAATAAAGCCCGCGTCAGCCTTATGCCACAGGTTTTGTCCCAGTCTGATACTGCCTTGTGCAAAGACTTTCTGGTAGAACTCATCAAAGTAATATTTGTGATCAAGCAGGCGATACAAAAATGGCATGCGGTTTCGTAGCCTGTCTGCAATCGCCGGTCTGAACAAATATATCAGGGTCGACAAGGCCAGACCGGTGATCATCAACCAGAATGGCAGGGTTTGTATCGCGTGCATGGCCATGGCCGTTGCGCCATGAAAGTGTTCACCCAGTTGCGCCAAAACATTGTTTTTCTCGAGCACGAAAATGGAATCGTCGAGCCAGCCACCATACAACACGGGTTCGATGGTCATCCAGCCAATGATGATGGAAGGAATGGCCAGCACTATCAGCGGTATGGTTATAACCAGCGGCGATTCCTTCGGTGCATGCGCAAGCTGCCCCGATGGCGGATGATCACCGGCATCGTGAACTACTTCAAAGCGCTCTTTGCCATGGAATGTGAGGTACAGCAATCTGAAGCTATAGATGGCGGTGACCAGCACGCCGGCAACAACGGCGTAATAAGCCACACCACTACCCCAGCGATGTGAATCCGCTACCGCCTCTATGATCGCATCCTTGGAATAGAAACCGGCAAAAAACGGGAAACCAACCAATGCCAGTGTTCCTATCCATGCTGTAATCCAGGTCACGGGCATATATTTTCTCAAGCCGCCCATGTAGCGCACATCCTGCTCATGGTGCATGGCGATAATGACCGAACCTGCGCCCAGGAACAGCAAGGCCTTGAAGAATGCGTGTGTCATCAGGTGGAAGATGGCTGCTGAATAGGCAGACGCACCCAGTGCAACTGTCATATAACCCAGTTGAGACAGGGTTGAATAAGCAATTACCCGCTTGACATCATTTTGTACGATGCCGATCAAGCCCATGGATAACGCGGTTACCGCACCGGTCAACATGACAAAGCTCAGTGCGGCGTCACTCAATTCAAACAACGGCGACATCCGCGCCACCATGAAAATACCGGCCGTTACCATGGTGGCCGCGTGGATTAACGCGGATATGGGCGTTGGGCCTTCCATGGAATCCGGCAACCACACGTGCAGGGGTACTTGGGCCGACTTACCCATTGCCCCAATGAACAAGAGAACACAGATCACACTCATCAATGACCAATCCGCACCTCGAAAGACTTCGATTGTGGTATTGGCCATACTTGGCGCCTGATGAAATACTTGGGAATAGTCCAGTGTATGGAAATACATCATGATCGCTGCAATGCCCAATACGAATCCAAAATCACCTATGCGATTGGCAAGAAATGCCTTCAGGCTCGCCTGATTCGCCGACTCCCTCTTAAACCAGAATCCAATCAGCAGATACGACACAAGACCTACACCTTCCCAACCGAAAAACAGTTGCAGGAAGTTGTTGGCCATCACCAACATCAGCATAAAGAAGGTAAACAGTGCCGTGTAACTAAAGAATCGTTGGTAGCCGGGATCATCGCGCATGTAACCGATCGTGTAGATATGGATCATCCAGGAGACAAAGCTCACTACCATCATCATCGTCACCGATAGCTTATCGATGAGAAAACCGAGCACAAGGCGGGTATCACCACTGACCAGCCACGTATAGATTGCCTCGTCAAATGGTTCGGCCCCATCAATGACAATGTGCTTGAACGCCACTGATGAAAGGACAAAGGAAATACCAATACCGACGATGGCTACCCAATGGGCGCCGGCGCGCCCAATCCTCCGAGCAAACAGGCCTGCAACGATAGACGCAATTAAGGGCGCAAGAACGACACCGAGATAGACGTGTTGCATATACTCCGCCATCTAACCCTTCAGGGTATCGAGATCGTCCACGTTGATGGTATTTCTGTTGCGGAACAGAACCATGAGGATTGCGAGGCCAATCGCTGACTCCGCCGCCGCAACCGTGAGAATGAAGAATACGAAAACCTGACCGGCGATATCGCCAAGAAAGTAGGAAAAAGCAATGAAATTCATGTTGACAGCAAGCAACATGAGTTCAATGCACATCAACAGAATAATCACGTTTTTGCGGTTCAGAAATATTCCCGCAATACTAAGACAGAAAAGGATGGCACCTAAGACCAAAAAATCTGAAAGCGATAACATTGATTCCATCGAGCTCATCGTTTTCTAACGTCACGTACACACTTTCCTGACTGAAATAACGTGCGCAGTGTTTGGCATCATTAGACTTTCATCCCCGCTTTAAGCCCCAAAAGACTCACCTCTCCCCAAACTGCCGCCTAAGAATTGCGGCAGTGATACTACGCAATTACTGGAAAGACGATTAGCTCTTCTTCTCGCTCGTCATCTTGACTAATTTGACTCTGTCCTCCCTGCGTACTGCGATCTGCACTTCCGGCTTCTGTGCCTTGATATGAGGACGTCTGCGCAGCGTGAGGGCAATTGCAGCAACGATGGCGACCAGCAAGATCGCAGCGGCGATCTCAAATGGGTACACATAGTCCGTGTACAGCACACCGCCCAGTTCCTTGGTGTTACTGTAGTCTGCAGCGTGGCGCGTTGGCGCTTCGAACCGATCGGCACCGAAATAGCGCGGGCCGACCACAAGCGCCATCGACACCACCATCAACAGAAAGACCAGTAAACCAACCGGCAAATATCTCGCAAACCCTTCGCGCAGCGGCGCGAGATTGATGTCTAGCATCATCACGACGAAAAGAAACAACACCATCACTGCGCCCACGTAAACCAACACCAACACGATCGCTAGAAACTCGGCTTCCAGCAGTAGCCATATCGCAGCACTAGTAAAAAAAGCGAGCACAAGAAACAACGCTGCGCGCACTGGATTTCGAACGGTGATCATCATACTCGCGGCGAATATCAGTATCACTGCCAAAGCGTAGAAAATGATTTGTTCAGTCATTATTTACCTATCTTTCTATCGATACGTTGCGTCCATTGCACGGTCTTTAGCGATCTCTTCTTCCATTAAATCTCCTACTTCTAGCAAACGTTCCTTTGTCATCAAGAGGTCTCCACGTTTTTCTCCGTGATATTCAAAAAAGCGTGTTTCAACAATTGCATCGACAGGACACGACTCCTCGCAAAAGCCACAGAAAATGCATTTCGTCAGATCAATATCGTACTGAGTCGTACGGCGGGTACCATCTTCCCGCTCCGCCGACTCGATGGTAATCGCCACGGCTGGACACACGGCTTCGCAAAGCTTGCATGCGATGCATCGCTCCTCGCCATTGGGATAACGCCGTAACGCGTGCAGGCCCCGAAACCGCGGTGATTGAGGCGTTTTCTCCTCCGGGTACTGCACGGTGATCTTGCGGCGAAACAAATGACGGCCTGTTACCCGCAAACCTTGGATTAGCTCCCAGAGCAATAAACTTCTCAAATAGTTTTTAATGGCCTGCATGATGCGACAACTTGTCAATCAAACCAGGGTGGTACTGCTACCATGCTCATCGCGCCAATGACGACTATCCAGGCAATGGTGATGGGAATAAACACCTTCCAACCGAGGCGCATAATTTGATCATAACGATAACGCGGGAAAGTCGCCCGGAACCAAAGAAAGAGAAACAAGAAAATACAGGCCTTCAAGAACAACCAATGCATTCCAGGGCCCAATAAAGCGCCGACGAAGGGGATTTCAAATATCGATGCCGGTAAACCTTCCAGAGGCGACAACCATCCGCCGAGAAATAACACCGCGACCAGTATTGAGATCAGGATCATGTTGGCGTACTCGGCTAGAAAGAAAACGGCGAAGCCCATGCCAGCGTACTCCACATGAAAACCCGCGACGATCTCGGATTCGCCTTCAGCGACGTCAAAGGGAGCACGGTTGGTTTCTGCAACACCGGATACGAAATAGACAACAAAGATTGGTAGCAAGGGCAGCCAGAACCAGTGAAAAATGCTCCCCCGCTGCGCTAGCACGATCTCCTGCAGATTGAGGCTGCCCGCCGCCACGAGCACCCCAACAAGTGCAAAACCCATGGCAATCTCATAGGACACAAGTTGTGCGGCCGCCCGCATCGAACCCAAAAAGGCGTACTTCGAATTGGATGCCCAGCCGGCAATGATCACCCCATATACGCCAAGCGACGTCAACGCGAGTATGTAAAGCAATCCCGCGTTGATATCCGCTAACACCCTCACGTCATCGAACGGGATCACCGCCCAAGCGGCGAGCGTCGGCGCGATGGCCAGAATCGGCGCCAGTAGAAAGAGGTACCGGTTGGCACCCGTTGGCATGATGATTTCCTTGAGAAAGAGCTTGAAGACATCAGCAATAGGCTGTAACCAACCACGGGGACCAACCCGGTTGGGGCCAATTCGCACCTGCATATAGGCGATGATCTTGCGCTCGGCAAAGGTCAAATAAGCAACAGTGAGTATGAGCGGAATCAAGATCGCAATGATCTTAAGCAGAATGATGATGACGATCCGAAGGTCCTCGGGGGATCCCTGCCAAATGCCGCTTAACACCTCAACCATGGCCGTCTCCGATAGACCTCAGTCCCTTTTAAGTGTTACCGGTCCGTACCAGGGGCCGAGTTCCACACTAGCTCGTTGTGCCGCGTGGACAAGCACACAGCCATCTGGCACGCGATCATCGATGCCAACTGGCAGCGTGACGTTGCCATCACCTGCTTGCACTCGAACGTGCTCCCCTTCAACAAGGCCCAATGTGTGCGCCGCATGACCGTTCATATGAAGGGCGCCATCGGCGACATCCCGGGTTTGTTGCAGGGCTGGCGCGCGCCTGACCAAGGGGTCAAGCGAATTCATGGGCACCTCACTGATGCGCTCCAACCCATCAACACGCACACGGAGGCGGGAGGGCAAGCGCCAGCGACCATGAGTCGAGGGCGGCGCCTCACCAACCAACGCCTTTAACTCATCGCGGATCTCGAGCGATGCGTGGTACTCAAACCCCGCGAGTTCAAAAACGTTGCCAAGCACGCGCAACACCTTCCATGCCGGCCGCGCCTCACCGGGCGGAGCCACGACGCCCGCAAAACTCTGCCACGTGCCTTCGGTATTCACATAGCTCCCGGAGGTCTCCGCAAAAAGGGCGATAGGCAGCAGCGCCGAGGCGTAGCGATCCATCTCTGGCGTTTGATACGCCGTCAGTGACACGACAAACTGTGCAGCGTCTAGCGCTTTCAGACTCGCCCGCCCATCCCAGCAATCGAGCTCGGGCTCAATTCCCACGAGCACATAGCCTTTCCGCCCCTGATCCAACATGGCATGCGCGCTCAAGCCCGGCGTCGTGACCGCCTCCCCACCCGGGCCACGATGCGGCAGTGCGCCTGCAAGCCAAGCCCCGGTAGAATTGGCCGCCTCAGCGAGGTACCCAAACGCACAGCCACTTAACTCGGCAACGACGCTTGCGAGCGCACGCAAGCTCGCGGCCTCTACGTGCGCCGCGGCCAAATTCCCCACGAGTACTGTGCCCTGATTGCAGGTCTTGAGCGCCTCTGCAATCCGACGCGCCTCGGCTCCGACCTCGACCCCGGCAAGTAAGTCGCGCAGTCGCCCATCCACCGGGCCATAGGCGCTGCCGTTAAGATCCAAAAGGGCCTTGGCGATGCCCGCGAGCACAACAGGTAACTCGGATGGTGGGGCGATGACCTTCTCTCTGATCGGCAAGTTAAAATCGAAATCGAGCGGGTTGACCAACATGATAGCGGCGCCCCGCATGGCAGCCTTTCGCAAACGATGATTGGCGATCGGCTGTTCCTTCCGTGCGTGGCTGCCAATTAGCAAGGCCGCATCACACTGTTCGAGATCGGCAATCGACTGACCCAACCATGGAAACAATGGGGCGTCTTCTTGATCACTGACATCATACTGACGCAGCCGATGATCCACATTGTGACAACCGATGGCACGCATCAGTTTTTGCAAAAGGTAAAGCTCTTCCAGCGTTGAAGAAGGTGACGCCAGTGCTCCCAATTCATCAGCGCCTTCTGCATCGATGATCTGCTGTATGCCATCCTTAACGAAATCCAGCGCCGTCTCCCAGTCGACCTCGCGCCATTCGCCGTTGTGCTTGATCATCGGCACTGTCAAGCGTTGAGCACTGTAGAGCCCTTCGTAACTGAAGCGATCCCTATCCGAGATCCACATCTCGTTGATCGCCTCGTTCTCTGCCGGAACGACTCGCTTGACCTGGCCTTCCTTGATGTGTACTTGCAGGTTGGATCCAATTGAATCGTGCGGCGCGATGGTCTCGCGTTGGACCATCTCCCAGGCCCTGGCGGAAAAGCGGAACGGTTTCGACGTCAGCGCGCCCACAGGACATAGGTCTATGACGTTGCCCGACAGCTCGGAGACCATGCTCTTTTCGACATAGGTGCCGATCTCCATGTGCTCACTCCGACCGGTCGCGCCGAGTTCCCTGAGTCCCGCAATCTCCTCGCCAAACCGGACACAACGGGTGCAATGGATGCAGCGCGTCATATCCGTCTGCACAAGCGGTCCGATATCCTTATCCTTCACCACTCGCTTCTTCTCTTGATAACGGGAAACAACTCGCCCATATCCGACGGCAAGGTCTTGCAGATCGCACTCGCCCCCCTGATCGCAAATCGGGCAATCAAGCGGGTGGTTAATGAGTAAAAACTCCATCACCGCTTTTTGAGAATCTAATGCGAGCTTGGAACGTGTGTACGCCTTCATGCCTTCTGTTACTGGCGTCGCACAGGCAGGTAACGGTTTAGGGGCCTTCGCAATCTCAACAAGGCACATGCGGCAATTGGCCGCCACGGTTAACTTCTTGTGGTAACAGAAGCGCGGAATATAGATGCCATTGGCATCTGCAATCTCGATCAGCATCGAGCCCCTGCGTGCCTGCAGCGGCTTGCCATCGATCTCGATGTTAACGTGGCTCTCGGTCATATCTCGTGATCATTCCGCGCTAATCACGCCGCCGCATTCGCCCTCAAGCTGCCCGGCCCAACTAAGCACTTCTTGTGGTCGATGTGGTAGGTAAATTCATCGCGAAAGTGTTTGATGAAGCTCTGCACCGGCCAGGCTGCGGCGTCGCCCAGCGCACAAATCGTCCGTCCCTCGATCTTGTTTGCCACATCAATCAGCATGTCCAGCTCTCCATGGCGGCCCTGGCCATTCTCGATTCGGGTTAGGACGCGGTACAGCCAACCTGTCCCCTCGCGACACGGCGTGCACTGCCCACAAGACTCCGAATAGTAGAAACGTGAAATTCGCTGAAGTAGCCGCACCATACAGGTTGTGTCATCCATCACAATGACTGCACCAGAGCCCAACATTGAACCCGCCTTTTGGATCGAGTCATAGTCCATGTTGACTTCCATCATCACGTCGCCCGGCAGCACGGGAACAGACGAGCCGCCCGGAATAACGGCCTTTAGCGCCCTTCCCTCTCGCATACCACCCGCCATCTCTAACAGCTCAGCAAATGAGATCCCTAATCTGACTTCAAAATTCCCTGGACGGTTAACATGGCCACTCACCGAAAACAACTTGGTCCCACCGCTGTTCGGCTTGCCAAGTTCAGCAAACCATTTACTGCCGTTGGTAATAATCATTGGCACAGAGGCAAAAGTTTCCGTGTTATTGATGGTGGTCGGTTTCCCATAAAGACCATGGCTGGCCGGAAACGGTGGCCTAAAGCGAGGCAGGCCTTTTTTCCCTTCCAACGATTCCAACAGCGCCGTTTCCTCACCACAGATATAGGCTCCTGCACCAAGATGGTTGTACAGATCGAAGTCCACGCCGGAATTGAGAATATTCTTGCCGAGATAGCCCTCACGACAAGCTTCCTCAATCGCGTTCTCGATGCGCCGATAGGGTTCATCCATGAACTCGCCGCGGATGTAGTTGTAACCGATGGTAGCCCCCATCGCATATCCAGCAATCGCGATGCCCTCAATCAATGCGTGAGGATTGAAACGCAGGATGTCCCGATCCTTGCAGGTACCGGGCTCGCTTTCATCAGAGTTGCAAATCACATATTTCTGCATCGGGGCAGCTCTAGGCATAAAGCTCCACTTAAGGCCCGTGGGAAATCCCGCACCACCCCGGCCGCGAAGACCAGACGTCTTGACCTCCTCAATGACCTGCTCAGGTGGAATCTTCTCATTCAAAATTTTCTTCCACGCCTCATAACCACCTACCTTGTAGTAGTTCTCCAAGGCCCAGGGCTCATCAAACTGAAGCGTTCTAAAACAGACTTCGTTTTGGATAGTCATTCGATCTTATCCAGGATCTCATCCACCTTCTCTAGCGTCAGATTCTCATAGTACTTGTGATCCACCATCATCATGGGCCCGCCACAGCAGGCAGCAAGACACTCTTCCTCTTGCTTTAAATAAAACCGCCCATCCGAGGTACTTTCGCCTGTCTTGGTTCCCAGTTTATTTTCAATGTATGCAACGATGTCGTCCGCACCGCGGAGCATACAGGAGATGTTCGTGCACACCGAAATGCTGTGTCGCCCAACGGGCTTCAGTTCGAACATTGAATAAAACGTAGCAACTTCATAGACCGCAATCGGCGGCATATCGAGGTACGTCGCTACGGCGTCCAAGAACTCCGTCGTCAAATATCCACCATTCTCGTGCTGAACTTCCCGGAGCGCTGTTAACACAGCTGACTGCTTTTGTTCCGGGGGATACATTGTTAATGCGTCGTCGATCACGTCGCGGACATGTGTCGATAATTGTTCGCTTTTAGATTTTTCCATTAACGGTCAATCTCCCCGAAAACAATATCTTGCGTACCAATAATGGCAACTACATCCGCGAGCATATGCCCCTTAACCATCTCGTTAAGTGCGGCTAAATGGGCAAAGCCTGCTGCACGAATCTTCACACGATAAGGCTTGTTTGCACCATCGGACACGAGATAGATGCCAAATTCCCCCTTCGGATGTTCAACGGCGGCATAAACTTCACCTTCCGGAACACAATAGCCTTCAGTAAATAGCTTAAAGGAATAAATTAGCGCTTCCATATCGGCTTTCATGTCTTCCCTGCGCGGCGGTACCAGCTTATAGTCCTCGATAACAACCGGACCTGGGTGCTCACGGAGCCAATCAATGCACTGTTTGATAATTCGGTTTGATTGGCGCATCTCCTCAATGCGCACCAAATAACGATCATAACAATCACCATTGCGACCGACGGGGATGTCGAAATCGACTTGGTCATAGGCCGCATAAGGCTGTTTCTTTCTGAGATCCCAGGCAATTCCAGAGCCGCGCAGCATGGGGCCGCTGAAGCCAAGCTGCAACGCACGTTCACCGGAAACGACCCCAATATCCACGGTGCGCTGTTTCCAGATACGATTCTCAGTGAGCAAGCTCTCGTAGTCGTCCACACACTTGGGAAACCGCTCCACGAAATCCTCGATAAAGTCCAAGAGTGAGCCTTGCCGGTTCCGATTAAGCCTTTTGACGTCCTTCTCGTTGTGCCACTTGGAAGCCTGGTATTGCGGCATGACATTCGGCAGATCCCGGTACACGCCGCCAGGGCGGTAATAGGTGGCATGCATGCGCGTGCCGGAGACGGCTTCGTAGCAGTCCAGGAGGTCTTCGCGTTCGCGAAAGGCGTACAAAAAAACCGTCATCGCGCCGATATCCAATGCATGGGCGCCCAACCACATCAAGTGATTCAGGATCCGGGTGATCTCATCAAAAAGTGTGCGGATATACTGTGCGCGAATCGGCGGCTCAACCCCAAGAAGACGTTCAATGGCCAGGACATAAGCGTGTT includes these proteins:
- a CDS encoding proton-conducting transporter membrane subunit is translated as MNETSHGFLLSTLIWLPIMGAVVVVMAGAHRPAMAKGLALVISSATFVLGLPLFFSFDTATASMQFVELRPWIETFNIQYYLGVDGFSAPLILLTLFFGVLVVIAGWSSIQKNVNQYMANFLVMEGLMIGVFSALDGLLFYVFFEAMLIPMFLVIGIWGGPRRVYATIKFFLYTFLGSVFMLVGLIYLYIQSGSWD
- a CDS encoding NADH-quinone oxidoreductase subunit D gives rise to the protein MPEIRNMTMNFGPQHPAAHGVLRLVLEMDGEVIERADPHIGLLHRATEKLAESKPYNQSIGYMDRLDYVSMMCNEHAYVLAIERLLGVEPPIRAQYIRTLFDEITRILNHLMWLGAHALDIGAMTVFLYAFREREDLLDCYEAVSGTRMHATYYRPGGVYRDLPNVMPQYQASKWHNEKDVKRLNRNRQGSLLDFIEDFVERFPKCVDDYESLLTENRIWKQRTVDIGVVSGERALQLGFSGPMLRGSGIAWDLRKKQPYAAYDQVDFDIPVGRNGDCYDRYLVRIEEMRQSNRIIKQCIDWLREHPGPVVIEDYKLVPPRREDMKADMEALIYSFKLFTEGYCVPEGEVYAAVEHPKGEFGIYLVSDGANKPYRVKIRAAGFAHLAALNEMVKGHMLADVVAIIGTQDIVFGEIDR
- a CDS encoding NAD(P)H-dependent oxidoreductase subunit E, which encodes MEKSKSEQLSTHVRDVIDDALTMYPPEQKQSAVLTALREVQHENGGYLTTEFLDAVATYLDMPPIAVYEVATFYSMFELKPVGRHSISVCTNISCMLRGADDIVAYIENKLGTKTGESTSDGRFYLKQEEECLAACCGGPMMMVDHKYYENLTLEKVDEILDKIE
- the nuoG gene encoding NADH-quinone oxidoreductase subunit NuoG; this encodes MTESHVNIEIDGKPLQARRGSMLIEIADANGIYIPRFCYHKKLTVAANCRMCLVEIAKAPKPLPACATPVTEGMKAYTRSKLALDSQKAVMEFLLINHPLDCPICDQGGECDLQDLAVGYGRVVSRYQEKKRVVKDKDIGPLVQTDMTRCIHCTRCVRFGEEIAGLRELGATGRSEHMEIGTYVEKSMVSELSGNVIDLCPVGALTSKPFRFSARAWEMVQRETIAPHDSIGSNLQVHIKEGQVKRVVPAENEAINEMWISDRDRFSYEGLYSAQRLTVPMIKHNGEWREVDWETALDFVKDGIQQIIDAEGADELGALASPSSTLEELYLLQKLMRAIGCHNVDHRLRQYDVSDQEDAPLFPWLGQSIADLEQCDAALLIGSHARKEQPIANHRLRKAAMRGAAIMLVNPLDFDFNLPIREKVIAPPSELPVVLAGIAKALLDLNGSAYGPVDGRLRDLLAGVEVGAEARRIAEALKTCNQGTVLVGNLAAAHVEAASLRALASVVAELSGCAFGYLAEAANSTGAWLAGALPHRGPGGEAVTTPGLSAHAMLDQGRKGYVLVGIEPELDCWDGRASLKALDAAQFVVSLTAYQTPEMDRYASALLPIALFAETSGSYVNTEGTWQSFAGVVAPPGEARPAWKVLRVLGNVFELAGFEYHASLEIRDELKALVGEAPPSTHGRWRLPSRLRVRVDGLERISEVPMNSLDPLVRRAPALQQTRDVADGALHMNGHAAHTLGLVEGEHVRVQAGDGNVTLPVGIDDRVPDGCVLVHAAQRASVELGPWYGPVTLKRD
- a CDS encoding NADH-quinone oxidoreductase subunit J; amino-acid sequence: MTEQIIFYALAVILIFAASMMITVRNPVRAALFLVLAFFTSAAIWLLLEAEFLAIVLVLVYVGAVMVLFLFVVMMLDINLAPLREGFARYLPVGLLVFLLMVVSMALVVGPRYFGADRFEAPTRHAADYSNTKELGGVLYTDYVYPFEIAAAILLVAIVAAIALTLRRRPHIKAQKPEVQIAVRREDRVKLVKMTSEKKS
- the nuoF gene encoding NADH-quinone oxidoreductase subunit NuoF; protein product: MTIQNEVCFRTLQFDEPWALENYYKVGGYEAWKKILNEKIPPEQVIEEVKTSGLRGRGGAGFPTGLKWSFMPRAAPMQKYVICNSDESEPGTCKDRDILRFNPHALIEGIAIAGYAMGATIGYNYIRGEFMDEPYRRIENAIEEACREGYLGKNILNSGVDFDLYNHLGAGAYICGEETALLESLEGKKGLPRFRPPFPASHGLYGKPTTINNTETFASVPMIITNGSKWFAELGKPNSGGTKLFSVSGHVNRPGNFEVRLGISFAELLEMAGGMREGRALKAVIPGGSSVPVLPGDVMMEVNMDYDSIQKAGSMLGSGAVIVMDDTTCMVRLLQRISRFYYSESCGQCTPCREGTGWLYRVLTRIENGQGRHGELDMLIDVANKIEGRTICALGDAAAWPVQSFIKHFRDEFTYHIDHKKCLVGPGSLRANAAA
- the nuoI gene encoding NADH-quinone oxidoreductase subunit NuoI, whose protein sequence is MQAIKNYLRSLLLWELIQGLRVTGRHLFRRKITVQYPEEKTPQSPRFRGLHALRRYPNGEERCIACKLCEAVCPAVAITIESAEREDGTRRTTQYDIDLTKCIFCGFCEESCPVDAIVETRFFEYHGEKRGDLLMTKERLLEVGDLMEEEIAKDRAMDATYR
- the nuoL gene encoding NADH-quinone oxidoreductase subunit L, coding for MAEYMQHVYLGVVLAPLIASIVAGLFARRIGRAGAHWVAIVGIGISFVLSSVAFKHIVIDGAEPFDEAIYTWLVSGDTRLVLGFLIDKLSVTMMMVVSFVSWMIHIYTIGYMRDDPGYQRFFSYTALFTFFMLMLVMANNFLQLFFGWEGVGLVSYLLIGFWFKRESANQASLKAFLANRIGDFGFVLGIAAIMMYFHTLDYSQVFHQAPSMANTTIEVFRGADWSLMSVICVLLFIGAMGKSAQVPLHVWLPDSMEGPTPISALIHAATMVTAGIFMVARMSPLFELSDAALSFVMLTGAVTALSMGLIGIVQNDVKRVIAYSTLSQLGYMTVALGASAYSAAIFHLMTHAFFKALLFLGAGSVIIAMHHEQDVRYMGGLRKYMPVTWITAWIGTLALVGFPFFAGFYSKDAIIEAVADSHRWGSGVAYYAVVAGVLVTAIYSFRLLYLTFHGKERFEVVHDAGDHPPSGQLAHAPKESPLVITIPLIVLAIPSIIIGWMTIEPVLYGGWLDDSIFVLEKNNVLAQLGEHFHGATAMAMHAIQTLPFWLMITGLALSTLIYLFRPAIADRLRNRMPFLYRLLDHKYYFDEFYQKVFAQGSIRLGQNLWHKADAGFIDNGIVNGSARVVEWLAARARRWQTGLLYDYAFAMIIGLIGILAVWVAMVPR
- the nuoK gene encoding NADH-quinone oxidoreductase subunit NuoK, which encodes MLSLSDFLVLGAILFCLSIAGIFLNRKNVIILLMCIELMLLAVNMNFIAFSYFLGDIAGQVFVFFILTVAAAESAIGLAILMVLFRNRNTINVDDLDTLKG
- the nuoH gene encoding NADH-quinone oxidoreductase subunit NuoH, which gives rise to MVEVLSGIWQGSPEDLRIVIIILLKIIAILIPLILTVAYLTFAERKIIAYMQVRIGPNRVGPRGWLQPIADVFKLFLKEIIMPTGANRYLFLLAPILAIAPTLAAWAVIPFDDVRVLADINAGLLYILALTSLGVYGVIIAGWASNSKYAFLGSMRAAAQLVSYEIAMGFALVGVLVAAGSLNLQEIVLAQRGSIFHWFWLPLLPIFVVYFVSGVAETNRAPFDVAEGESEIVAGFHVEYAGMGFAVFFLAEYANMILISILVAVLFLGGWLSPLEGLPASIFEIPFVGALLGPGMHWLFLKACIFLFLFLWFRATFPRYRYDQIMRLGWKVFIPITIAWIVVIGAMSMVAVPPWFD